A genomic segment from Necator americanus strain Aroian chromosome III, whole genome shotgun sequence encodes:
- a CDS encoding hypothetical protein (NECATOR_CHRIII.G11919.T1), which yields MTEVKPVSPGTLSLWKRYGPSENTCRGIVIGGITGGIEICITYPTEYVKTQLQLDERSAQPKFKGPIDCVKQTVRSHGFFGLYRGLSILVYGSIPKSSFRFGTFEYLKGKVKDERGNLTPLQRLGCGLGAGVSEAIFAVTPMETIKVKFIHDRALPNPRFRGFIHGLSCIVKDEGIGGVYKGVTATMMKQGTNQAIRFFVMETLKDWYRGGDNSVVVPKAIVGLMGGFAGFCSVYGNTPIDVVKTRMQGLESKKYKNSFDCALQIWRNEGFFAFYKGAVPRLSRVMIDVAITFMIYDSIIDLLNKYWRKPVD from the exons CGGAACCCTCTCGTTGTGGAAGCGTTATGGCCCTTCAGAAAACACTTGTCGAGGCATTGTCATCGGTGGAATCACGGGAG gCATTGAAATTTGTATCACATACCCAACCGAATACGTGAAGACGCAGTTACAACTCGACGAAAGGTCTGCACAACCAAAATTCAAG GGTCCCATTGACTGTGTGAAACAAACTGTGCGATCCCATGGCTTTTTTGGACTTTATAGAGGATTGTCAATACTTGTATACGGGTCAATCCCCAAGTCGTCATTCAG GTTCGGTACTTTCGAATACCTCAAGGGAAAGGTGAAGGATGAGCGGGGAAATCTTACTCCTCTACAACGACTTGGATGCGGCCTTGGAGCTG GTGTTTCGGAGGCAATTTTCGCCGTCACACCTATGGAAACTATCAAAGTGAAATTTATTCACGACCGGGCGCTGCCGAATCCCCGTTTCAGAGGCTTTATTCACGGTCTCAGTTGCATTGTCAAGGATGAGGGAATTGGA GGCGTCTACAAAGGAGTTACTGCTACAATGATGAAGCAAGGCACTAATCAAGCAATTCGGTTTTTCGTCATGGAGACTTTAAAG GATTGGTATAGAGGCGGAGACAATTCGGTTGTTGTTCCAAAAGCTATAGTAGGACTTATGGGTGGTTTTGCTGGTTTCTGTTCCGTTTACG GAAACACACCCATTGATGTTGTCAAAACAAGAATGCAAGGATTGGAAtcgaaaaagtacaaaaactCTTTCGACTGCGCACTTCAGATTTGGAGGAATGAGGGATTCTTCGC TTTCTACAAAGGAGCCGTACCGCGACTGAGTCGAGTTATGATCGATGTCGCTATCACGTTCATGATCTACGACTCTATAATTGATCTGCTTAATAAGTACTGGAGGAAACCAGTCGATTAG
- a CDS encoding hypothetical protein (NECATOR_CHRIII.G11920.T1), which translates to MTSYSNPVELQMTDPAREGYREFENEIDPETVSQALPRRPVEDTSLFQERAASQNSLTSEQAFVHMVKAMLGTGLLSLPLAFKHSGLFLGLILTVLICLICLYCMRQVVFAAHFVCNRNGRDLIDYANIMRGAVEMGPTWIRHKGYFFKQLVNVNMFVSQLGFCCVYFVFMADNLEDFFNANTSIHFSKAIWMLLLLIPMLSICSIRRLSLLAPFAMAANVVYICAVAIVLFYFVSDLRPVNSLPWFGRFSDLPLFFGTVMFAFEGVAVIMPIENRMRNPHSFIAWNGVLNSSCLVVLAIFSVTGFYGYLSLGDEVKDTATLNLPMTPFYQTIKLMFVACIMISYPLQFYVPMERVEKWITRKIPVDKQTLYIYTTRYMGVLVTCAVAELIPHLALFISLIGAFSGASMALLFPPCIELLTRYAKGELTSSVWTKNIFLLCFALLGFTTGTYAALSEIFKKFAE; encoded by the exons ATGACGTCATATTCAAACCCTGTCGAGTTGCAGATGACGGATCCTGCAAGGGAAGGTTATCGAGAGTTTGAGAATGAAATCGATCCGGAAACTGTATCACAG GCTCTCCCAAGAAGGCCGGTAGAGGACACATCGCTCTTCCAGGAGCGTGCTGCTTCCCAAAACTCACTAACATCCGAACAAGCTTTCGTGCACATGGTGAAAGCTATGCTCGGTACTGGATTGCTCTCACTTCCTCTCGCATTCAAACATTCTGGATTGTTC CTTGGATTAATTTTAACAGTACTCATTTGCCTTATTTGTCTCTACTGCATGCGGCAAGTCGTATTCGCTGCACACTTCGTTTGCAACAG AAATGGTCGTGACTTGATTGATTATGCAAACATTATGCGAGGTGCCGTAGAGATGGGCCCTACATGGATCCGACATAAAGGATACTTCTTCAA gcaatTGGTAAACGTCAACATGTTCGTCTCCCAACTCGGCTTCTGTTGTgtgtattttgttttcatggcTGACAATTTGGAAGAT tttttcaacGCCAACACCTCCATCCACTTCTCAAAAGCCATATGGATGCTTCTGCTTCTGATCCCGATGCTTTCAATCTGTTCTATTAGAAG GTTGTCACTTCTGGCACCGTTTGCTATGGCTGCCAACGTCGTGTACATATGTGCTGTTGCCATCGTTCTCTTCTATTTTGTATCAG ATCTGCGCCCCGTCAACTCTTTACCATGGTTTGGTCGGTTCTCGGATCTACCTCTATTCTTCGGTACCGTTATGTTCGCATTTGAGGGAGTTGCTGTG ATAATGCCTATCGAGAATCGGATGCGAAATCCACACTCATTTATTGCTTGGAATGGCGTTCTTAACTCAAGCTGCCTTGTCGTTCTAGCGATTTTCTCTGTGACTGGATTCTATGG ATACCTTTCCCTTGGAGACGAAGTGAAGGATACAGCTACTCTCAATCTTCCAATGACACC GTTCTACCAGACGATCAAGCTTATGTTCGTTGCTTGTATTATGATTTCCTACCCGTTACAATTCTACGTCCCAATGGAACGAGTAGAAAAATGGATCACTAGAAAAATTCCTGTGGACAAACAGACGCTGTACATTTATACCACCAGATACATGGGTGTTCTTGTCACCT GCGCTGTCGCTGAGCTTATACCGCATCTGGCGCTTTTCATCTCGTTGATTGGTGCGTTTTCTGGAGCATCGATGGCACTACTCTTTCCTCCTTGTATTGAATTGCTA ACTCGTTACGCGAAAGGAGAACTTACATCATCGGTGTGGACGAAAAACATCTTTCTTCTCTGTTTTGCCTTGCTTGGTTTCACTACAGGCACATATGCTGCTTTATCAGAGATTTTCAAGAAGTTTGCAGAGTAA